In Calonectris borealis chromosome 20, bCalBor7.hap1.2, whole genome shotgun sequence, a genomic segment contains:
- the TEX2 gene encoding testis-expressed protein 2 isoform X8 — translation MKILETTALINVCKNSDTSLGPAMTSQNSSHAEKTGEMSSKQSAPKVQVQRSVSRETITIHFSAFGKEEEEEEEEFKEFLDEELDDQSIVTALEAKEDLCFEHTGHDFSGPATSLNMANSASLLSSSPAVLPTAETVKLLDSPSTSQVFSAVPLVLSPSSHSCHTVSLPGAPPPVEQKSNLSSSPSSSPSRSVVCSSGSSTVSSSRPFKGLVKSLSTDVEPKEPTPPMRHRQLMKTLVKSLSTDTSKQESEAVSYRPPDSKLNLHLFKQFTQPRATGGDSKTAPSSPLTSPSDTRSFFKVPEMEAKIEDTKRRLSEVIYEPFQLLSKIMGDESSSHRPKALSSSASELSNLSSLNGHLESNNNYSIKEEECDSEGDFCGSDSNLNKSDQSKAAEEHAKETETKSSHSASTKDVSSKTSLVLEKCSLSALASREDEEFCELYSEDFSLLEDESKTDKPTETLLDPEMTEENGTTLSSEDENNPYVQQPKIPVKTLYFLTLLVYAYFIIPLPGYLSGLLLGMALGFMIAVCVIWLLTPRTHEYLKLHKSMKKRWNTGALDIKEPEILKGWMNEIYNYDPETYHATLTHSVYVRLEGSTLRLSKPNKNISRRAVYNEPKPEVTYVSQKIYELTESKISLVPKSLARKRIWNKKYPICIELARQDDFMAKAQTDKENTEEKLSAEKVDLNNEESKKPQDGAKYASQKDQMLYLFGRTGREKEEWFRRFLLASKLKSEAKKPSSLCGSKSGILPTQSRTDSQSGVLTHSRSSSKGSAEEIASQPKHKDLAGNVRQKMLLDYNIYMAKCVPHEKKSPSGSPVLSADSSPTAVKKLPDAHVEAEEEEQEAWVNALLGRIFWDFLGEKYWSDLVSKKIQMKLSKIKLPYFMNELTLTELDMGIAVPKILQAFKPSVDHRVLVGGDCSAELSVSVHWGGLSLQDLSSAHCS, via the exons ACTCTGACACATCTCTGGGACCTGCAATGACAAGTCAGAACAGTAGCCATGCAGAGAAAACTGGTGAAATGTCCTCAAAGCAGTCAGCACCAAAAGTGCAGGTCCAACGATCTGTCTCCCGAGAAACCATCACTATTCATTTCTCTGCatttgggaaggaggaagaagaggaggaagaggagtttAAGGAATTTCTTGATGAGGAACTAGATGACCAAAGCATTGTAACAGCACTTGAAGCCAAGGAAGACCTCTGCTTTGAGCATACCGGCCATGATTTTTCTGGTCCAGCTACCTCGCTTAACATGGCCAACTCTGCATCACTACTGTCCTCATCACCTGCAGTTCTGCCAACTGCAGAGACTGTAAAGCTGTTGGATTCTCCTTCCACATCCCAAGTATTCAGTGCAGTGCCACTAGTCCTGTCTCCATCATCACACTCATGTCATACAGTTAGCTTACCAGGTGCACCACCACCTGTGGAACAGAAATCCAACCTGTCGTcttccccatcctcatccccttcCAGATCAGTTGTCTGCTCTAGCGGATCATCCACAGTTTCTAGTTCAAGGCCTTTTAAGGGTTTAGTCAAGTCCCTTTCAACAGATGTGGAACCAAAAGAACCCACCCCACCGATGCGACATAGACAGTTAATGAAAACCTTAGTGAAATCTCTGTCTACAGATACTTCTAAACAAGAATCTGAAGCTGTGTCTTACAGGCCACCTGACTCGAAACTGAACTTGCATCTGTTCAAACAGTTCACCCAACCTCGAGCTACAGGTGGTGACTCTAAAACTGCCCCCTCGTCTCCATTAACGTCTCCCTCTGACACTCGTTCCTTTTTTAAAGTACCTGAAATGGAGGCTAAAATTGAAGATACTAAAAGACGCCTTTCTGAAGTAATCTATGAGCCTTTTCAGCTGCTCAGTAAAATAATGGGTGATGAAAGTAGTAGCCACAGGCCCAAAGCCTTATCTTCAAGTGCTTCAGAACTCTCAAACCTTTCCAGTTTGAATGGCCATTTGGAAAGCAATAACAACTACAGCATTAAGGAAGAAGAATGTGATTCTGAAGGGGACTTCTGTGGAAGTGACTCTAACCTGAACAAGAGCGATCAGTCAAAAGCAGCTGAGGAACATGCAAAAGAGACGGAGACCAAAAGCTCTCACTCTGCAAGCACAAAGGACGTGAGTTCGAAAACTTCACTCGTACTTGAAAAATGTTCATTATCTGCCCTAGCAAGCAGAGAGGATGAGGAGTTTTGTGAACTGTACTCTGAAGACTTTTCCTTGCTAGAGGATGAAAGCAAAACTGATAAACCTACTGAAACTTTGCTCGATCCAGAGATGACTGAGGAAAATGGTACTACGCTCAGTAGTGAAGATGAAAATAATCCATATGTGCAACAGCCTAAAATACCAGTGAAAACCTTGTACTTCTTAACACTGTTAGTCTATGCTTACTTTATTATCCCTCTCCCTGGCTACTTAAGTGGACTCTTACTTGGAATGGCCCTTGGATTTATGATAGCTGTCTGTGTGATTTGGCTTCTTACTCCACGTACTCATGAATATCTCAAATTGCATAAAAGTATGAAAAAGCGGTGGAATACAGGAGCTCTAGACATCAAAGAACCTGAAATACTGAAG GGATGGATGAATGAAATTTATAATTATGATCCAGAAACATACCATGCTACATTGACTCACTCTGTTTATGTGCGACTGGAAGGAAGCACCTTAAGACTTTCAAAacccaataaaaatatttctaggaGGGCTGTGTACAATGAGCCAAAGCCTGAAGTCacgtatgtcagccagaaaattTATGAACTTACAGAGAGCAAG ATTTCCCTGGTTCCTAAAAGTCTGGCACGAAAACGGATTTGGAATAAGAAGTACCCTATTTGCATTGAACTTGCTAGACAGGATGACTTTATGGCTAAGGCCCAGACTGATAAAGAGAATACAGAGGAAAAGTTATCTGCTGAAAAAGTGGACTTGAATAATGAAGAATCTAAGAAACCTCAGGATGGAGCAAAGTACGCTAGCCAAAAGGATCAAATGCTTTATCTCTTTGGAAGGACAGGTAGGGAGAAGGAGGAATGGTTCAGAAGGTTCCTCCTCGCATCCAAGCTGAAGTCTGAAGCAAAGAAGCCATCCAGTTTATGTGGGAGCAAGTCAG GGATCTTGCCAACACAGAGTAGAACTGATAGTCAATCTGGAGTTCTCACACATAGTCGAAGCAGCAGCAAGGGAAGTGCAGAAGAAATTGCATCCCAGCCGAAGCACAAGGATCTGGCTGGCAATGTGCGACAGAAGATGCTTCTGGACTACAATATTTATATGGCAAAGTGTGTTCCCCATGAAAAGAAAAGCCCTTCAGGTAGTCCAGTCCTCAGTGCAGATAGCAGTCCTACAGCTGTGAAAAAG TTACCGGATGCCCATGTGGAAGctgaagaggaagaacaggaggcCTGGGTGAATGCTTTGCTTGGAAGAATATTTTGGGACTTTTTAGGAGAAAAGTATTGGTCTGATCTAGTGTCAAAGAAGATCCAAATGAAACTTAGCAAAATAAAG CTGCCGTACTTCATGAATGAGCTAACTCTAACTGAGCTTGACATGGGGATAGCAGTGCCGAAGATCCTTCAAGCCTTCAAGCCTTCTGTTGATCACAGAG TGCTGGTTGGAGGAGATTGCAGTGCTGAACTCAGTGTTTCTGTTCACTGGGGTGGCTTGTCTCTTCAAGATCTTAGTTCTGCTCACTGTTCTTAA
- the TEX2 gene encoding testis-expressed protein 2 isoform X11 encodes MKILETTALINVCKNSDTSLGPAMTSQNSSHAEKTGEMSSKQSAPKVQVQRSVSRETITIHFSAFGKEEEEEEEEFKEFLDEELDDQSIVTALEAKEDLCFEHTGHDFSGPATSLNMANSASLLSSSPAVLPTAETVKLLDSPSTSQVFSAVPLVLSPSSHSCHTVSLPGAPPPVEQKSNLSSSPSSSPSRSVVCSSGSSTVSSSRPFKGLVKSLSTDVEPKEPTPPMRHRQLMKTLVKSLSTDTSKQESEAVSYRPPDSKLNLHLFKQFTQPRATGGDSKTAPSSPLTSPSDTRSFFKVPEMEAKIEDTKRRLSEVIYEPFQLLSKIMGDESSSHRPKALSSSASELSNLSSLNGHLESNNNYSIKEEECDSEGDFCGSDSNLNKSDQSKAAEEHAKETETKSSHSASTKDVSSKTSLVLEKCSLSALASREDEEFCELYSEDFSLLEDESKTDKPTETLLDPEMTEENGTTLSSEDENNPYVQQPKIPVKTLYFLTLLVYAYFIIPLPGYLSGLLLGMALGFMIAVCVIWLLTPRTHEYLKLHKSMKKRWNTGALDIKEPEILKGWMNEIYNYDPETYHATLTHSVYVRLEGSTLRLSKPNKNISRRAVYNEPKPEVTYVSQKIYELTESKISLVPKSLARKRIWNKKYPICIELARQDDFMAKAQTDKENTEEKLSAEKVDLNNEESKKPQDGAKYASQKDQMLYLFGRTGREKEEWFRRFLLASKLKSEAKKPSSLCGSKSGILPTQSRTDSQSGVLTHSRSSSKGSAEEIASQPKHKDLAGNVRQKMLLDYNIYMAKCVPHEKKSPSGSPVLSADSSPTAVKKLPDAHVEAEEEEQEAWVNALLGRIFWDFLGEKYWSDLVSKKIQMKLSKIKLPYFMNELTLTELDMGIAVPKILQAFKPSVDHRETQTCI; translated from the exons ACTCTGACACATCTCTGGGACCTGCAATGACAAGTCAGAACAGTAGCCATGCAGAGAAAACTGGTGAAATGTCCTCAAAGCAGTCAGCACCAAAAGTGCAGGTCCAACGATCTGTCTCCCGAGAAACCATCACTATTCATTTCTCTGCatttgggaaggaggaagaagaggaggaagaggagtttAAGGAATTTCTTGATGAGGAACTAGATGACCAAAGCATTGTAACAGCACTTGAAGCCAAGGAAGACCTCTGCTTTGAGCATACCGGCCATGATTTTTCTGGTCCAGCTACCTCGCTTAACATGGCCAACTCTGCATCACTACTGTCCTCATCACCTGCAGTTCTGCCAACTGCAGAGACTGTAAAGCTGTTGGATTCTCCTTCCACATCCCAAGTATTCAGTGCAGTGCCACTAGTCCTGTCTCCATCATCACACTCATGTCATACAGTTAGCTTACCAGGTGCACCACCACCTGTGGAACAGAAATCCAACCTGTCGTcttccccatcctcatccccttcCAGATCAGTTGTCTGCTCTAGCGGATCATCCACAGTTTCTAGTTCAAGGCCTTTTAAGGGTTTAGTCAAGTCCCTTTCAACAGATGTGGAACCAAAAGAACCCACCCCACCGATGCGACATAGACAGTTAATGAAAACCTTAGTGAAATCTCTGTCTACAGATACTTCTAAACAAGAATCTGAAGCTGTGTCTTACAGGCCACCTGACTCGAAACTGAACTTGCATCTGTTCAAACAGTTCACCCAACCTCGAGCTACAGGTGGTGACTCTAAAACTGCCCCCTCGTCTCCATTAACGTCTCCCTCTGACACTCGTTCCTTTTTTAAAGTACCTGAAATGGAGGCTAAAATTGAAGATACTAAAAGACGCCTTTCTGAAGTAATCTATGAGCCTTTTCAGCTGCTCAGTAAAATAATGGGTGATGAAAGTAGTAGCCACAGGCCCAAAGCCTTATCTTCAAGTGCTTCAGAACTCTCAAACCTTTCCAGTTTGAATGGCCATTTGGAAAGCAATAACAACTACAGCATTAAGGAAGAAGAATGTGATTCTGAAGGGGACTTCTGTGGAAGTGACTCTAACCTGAACAAGAGCGATCAGTCAAAAGCAGCTGAGGAACATGCAAAAGAGACGGAGACCAAAAGCTCTCACTCTGCAAGCACAAAGGACGTGAGTTCGAAAACTTCACTCGTACTTGAAAAATGTTCATTATCTGCCCTAGCAAGCAGAGAGGATGAGGAGTTTTGTGAACTGTACTCTGAAGACTTTTCCTTGCTAGAGGATGAAAGCAAAACTGATAAACCTACTGAAACTTTGCTCGATCCAGAGATGACTGAGGAAAATGGTACTACGCTCAGTAGTGAAGATGAAAATAATCCATATGTGCAACAGCCTAAAATACCAGTGAAAACCTTGTACTTCTTAACACTGTTAGTCTATGCTTACTTTATTATCCCTCTCCCTGGCTACTTAAGTGGACTCTTACTTGGAATGGCCCTTGGATTTATGATAGCTGTCTGTGTGATTTGGCTTCTTACTCCACGTACTCATGAATATCTCAAATTGCATAAAAGTATGAAAAAGCGGTGGAATACAGGAGCTCTAGACATCAAAGAACCTGAAATACTGAAG GGATGGATGAATGAAATTTATAATTATGATCCAGAAACATACCATGCTACATTGACTCACTCTGTTTATGTGCGACTGGAAGGAAGCACCTTAAGACTTTCAAAacccaataaaaatatttctaggaGGGCTGTGTACAATGAGCCAAAGCCTGAAGTCacgtatgtcagccagaaaattTATGAACTTACAGAGAGCAAG ATTTCCCTGGTTCCTAAAAGTCTGGCACGAAAACGGATTTGGAATAAGAAGTACCCTATTTGCATTGAACTTGCTAGACAGGATGACTTTATGGCTAAGGCCCAGACTGATAAAGAGAATACAGAGGAAAAGTTATCTGCTGAAAAAGTGGACTTGAATAATGAAGAATCTAAGAAACCTCAGGATGGAGCAAAGTACGCTAGCCAAAAGGATCAAATGCTTTATCTCTTTGGAAGGACAGGTAGGGAGAAGGAGGAATGGTTCAGAAGGTTCCTCCTCGCATCCAAGCTGAAGTCTGAAGCAAAGAAGCCATCCAGTTTATGTGGGAGCAAGTCAG GGATCTTGCCAACACAGAGTAGAACTGATAGTCAATCTGGAGTTCTCACACATAGTCGAAGCAGCAGCAAGGGAAGTGCAGAAGAAATTGCATCCCAGCCGAAGCACAAGGATCTGGCTGGCAATGTGCGACAGAAGATGCTTCTGGACTACAATATTTATATGGCAAAGTGTGTTCCCCATGAAAAGAAAAGCCCTTCAGGTAGTCCAGTCCTCAGTGCAGATAGCAGTCCTACAGCTGTGAAAAAG TTACCGGATGCCCATGTGGAAGctgaagaggaagaacaggaggcCTGGGTGAATGCTTTGCTTGGAAGAATATTTTGGGACTTTTTAGGAGAAAAGTATTGGTCTGATCTAGTGTCAAAGAAGATCCAAATGAAACTTAGCAAAATAAAG CTGCCGTACTTCATGAATGAGCTAACTCTAACTGAGCTTGACATGGGGATAGCAGTGCCGAAGATCCTTCAAGCCTTCAAGCCTTCTGTTGATCACAGAG AGACGCAGACCTGTATCTGA
- the TEX2 gene encoding testis-expressed protein 2 isoform X12, whose product MKILETTALINVCKNSDTSLGPAMTSQNSSHAEKTGEMSSKQSAPKVQVQRSVSRETITIHFSAFGKEEEEEEEEFKEFLDEELDDQSIVTALEAKEDLCFEHTGHDFSGPATSLNMANSASLLSSSPAVLPTAETVKLLDSPSTSQVFSAVPLVLSPSSHSCHTVSLPGAPPPVEQKSNLSSSPSSSPSRSVVCSSGSSTVSSSRPFKGLVKSLSTDVEPKEPTPPMRHRQLMKTLVKSLSTDTSKQESEAVSYRPPDSKLNLHLFKQFTQPRATGGDSKTAPSSPLTSPSDTRSFFKVPEMEAKIEDTKRRLSEVIYEPFQLLSKIMGDESSSHRPKALSSSASELSNLSSLNGHLESNNNYSIKEEECDSEGDFCGSDSNLNKSDQSKAAEEHAKETETKSSHSASTKDVSSKTSLVLEKCSLSALASREDEEFCELYSEDFSLLEDESKTDKPTETLLDPEMTEENGTTLSSEDENNPYVQQPKIPVKTLYFLTLLVYAYFIIPLPGYLSGLLLGMALGFMIAVCVIWLLTPRTHEYLKLHKSMKKRWNTGALDIKEPEILKGWMNEIYNYDPETYHATLTHSVYVRLEGSTLRLSKPNKNISRRAVYNEPKPEVTYVSQKIYELTESKISLVPKSLARKRIWNKKYPICIELARQDDFMAKAQTDKENTEEKLSAEKVDLNNEESKKPQDGAKYASQKDQMLYLFGRTGREKEEWFRRFLLASKLKSEAKKPSSLCGSKSGILPTQSRTDSQSGVLTHSRSSSKGSAEEIASQPKHKDLAGNVRQKMLLDYNIYMAKCVPHEKKSPSGSPVLSADSSPTAVKKLPDAHVEAEEEEQEAWVNALLGRIFWDFLGEKYWSDLVSKKIQMKLSKIKLPYFMNELTLTELDMGIAVPKILQAFKPSVDHRELF is encoded by the exons ACTCTGACACATCTCTGGGACCTGCAATGACAAGTCAGAACAGTAGCCATGCAGAGAAAACTGGTGAAATGTCCTCAAAGCAGTCAGCACCAAAAGTGCAGGTCCAACGATCTGTCTCCCGAGAAACCATCACTATTCATTTCTCTGCatttgggaaggaggaagaagaggaggaagaggagtttAAGGAATTTCTTGATGAGGAACTAGATGACCAAAGCATTGTAACAGCACTTGAAGCCAAGGAAGACCTCTGCTTTGAGCATACCGGCCATGATTTTTCTGGTCCAGCTACCTCGCTTAACATGGCCAACTCTGCATCACTACTGTCCTCATCACCTGCAGTTCTGCCAACTGCAGAGACTGTAAAGCTGTTGGATTCTCCTTCCACATCCCAAGTATTCAGTGCAGTGCCACTAGTCCTGTCTCCATCATCACACTCATGTCATACAGTTAGCTTACCAGGTGCACCACCACCTGTGGAACAGAAATCCAACCTGTCGTcttccccatcctcatccccttcCAGATCAGTTGTCTGCTCTAGCGGATCATCCACAGTTTCTAGTTCAAGGCCTTTTAAGGGTTTAGTCAAGTCCCTTTCAACAGATGTGGAACCAAAAGAACCCACCCCACCGATGCGACATAGACAGTTAATGAAAACCTTAGTGAAATCTCTGTCTACAGATACTTCTAAACAAGAATCTGAAGCTGTGTCTTACAGGCCACCTGACTCGAAACTGAACTTGCATCTGTTCAAACAGTTCACCCAACCTCGAGCTACAGGTGGTGACTCTAAAACTGCCCCCTCGTCTCCATTAACGTCTCCCTCTGACACTCGTTCCTTTTTTAAAGTACCTGAAATGGAGGCTAAAATTGAAGATACTAAAAGACGCCTTTCTGAAGTAATCTATGAGCCTTTTCAGCTGCTCAGTAAAATAATGGGTGATGAAAGTAGTAGCCACAGGCCCAAAGCCTTATCTTCAAGTGCTTCAGAACTCTCAAACCTTTCCAGTTTGAATGGCCATTTGGAAAGCAATAACAACTACAGCATTAAGGAAGAAGAATGTGATTCTGAAGGGGACTTCTGTGGAAGTGACTCTAACCTGAACAAGAGCGATCAGTCAAAAGCAGCTGAGGAACATGCAAAAGAGACGGAGACCAAAAGCTCTCACTCTGCAAGCACAAAGGACGTGAGTTCGAAAACTTCACTCGTACTTGAAAAATGTTCATTATCTGCCCTAGCAAGCAGAGAGGATGAGGAGTTTTGTGAACTGTACTCTGAAGACTTTTCCTTGCTAGAGGATGAAAGCAAAACTGATAAACCTACTGAAACTTTGCTCGATCCAGAGATGACTGAGGAAAATGGTACTACGCTCAGTAGTGAAGATGAAAATAATCCATATGTGCAACAGCCTAAAATACCAGTGAAAACCTTGTACTTCTTAACACTGTTAGTCTATGCTTACTTTATTATCCCTCTCCCTGGCTACTTAAGTGGACTCTTACTTGGAATGGCCCTTGGATTTATGATAGCTGTCTGTGTGATTTGGCTTCTTACTCCACGTACTCATGAATATCTCAAATTGCATAAAAGTATGAAAAAGCGGTGGAATACAGGAGCTCTAGACATCAAAGAACCTGAAATACTGAAG GGATGGATGAATGAAATTTATAATTATGATCCAGAAACATACCATGCTACATTGACTCACTCTGTTTATGTGCGACTGGAAGGAAGCACCTTAAGACTTTCAAAacccaataaaaatatttctaggaGGGCTGTGTACAATGAGCCAAAGCCTGAAGTCacgtatgtcagccagaaaattTATGAACTTACAGAGAGCAAG ATTTCCCTGGTTCCTAAAAGTCTGGCACGAAAACGGATTTGGAATAAGAAGTACCCTATTTGCATTGAACTTGCTAGACAGGATGACTTTATGGCTAAGGCCCAGACTGATAAAGAGAATACAGAGGAAAAGTTATCTGCTGAAAAAGTGGACTTGAATAATGAAGAATCTAAGAAACCTCAGGATGGAGCAAAGTACGCTAGCCAAAAGGATCAAATGCTTTATCTCTTTGGAAGGACAGGTAGGGAGAAGGAGGAATGGTTCAGAAGGTTCCTCCTCGCATCCAAGCTGAAGTCTGAAGCAAAGAAGCCATCCAGTTTATGTGGGAGCAAGTCAG GGATCTTGCCAACACAGAGTAGAACTGATAGTCAATCTGGAGTTCTCACACATAGTCGAAGCAGCAGCAAGGGAAGTGCAGAAGAAATTGCATCCCAGCCGAAGCACAAGGATCTGGCTGGCAATGTGCGACAGAAGATGCTTCTGGACTACAATATTTATATGGCAAAGTGTGTTCCCCATGAAAAGAAAAGCCCTTCAGGTAGTCCAGTCCTCAGTGCAGATAGCAGTCCTACAGCTGTGAAAAAG TTACCGGATGCCCATGTGGAAGctgaagaggaagaacaggaggcCTGGGTGAATGCTTTGCTTGGAAGAATATTTTGGGACTTTTTAGGAGAAAAGTATTGGTCTGATCTAGTGTCAAAGAAGATCCAAATGAAACTTAGCAAAATAAAG CTGCCGTACTTCATGAATGAGCTAACTCTAACTGAGCTTGACATGGGGATAGCAGTGCCGAAGATCCTTCAAGCCTTCAAGCCTTCTGTTGATCACAGAG AATTGTTCTAA
- the TEX2 gene encoding testis-expressed protein 2 isoform X9, with amino-acid sequence MKILETTALINVCKNSDTSLGPAMTSQNSSHAEKTGEMSSKQSAPKVQVQRSVSRETITIHFSAFGKEEEEEEEEFKEFLDEELDDQSIVTALEAKEDLCFEHTGHDFSGPATSLNMANSASLLSSSPAVLPTAETVKLLDSPSTSQVFSAVPLVLSPSSHSCHTVSLPGAPPPVEQKSNLSSSPSSSPSRSVVCSSGSSTVSSSRPFKGLVKSLSTDVEPKEPTPPMRHRQLMKTLVKSLSTDTSKQESEAVSYRPPDSKLNLHLFKQFTQPRATGGDSKTAPSSPLTSPSDTRSFFKVPEMEAKIEDTKRRLSEVIYEPFQLLSKIMGDESSSHRPKALSSSASELSNLSSLNGHLESNNNYSIKEEECDSEGDFCGSDSNLNKSDQSKAAEEHAKETETKSSHSASTKDVSSKTSLVLEKCSLSALASREDEEFCELYSEDFSLLEDESKTDKPTETLLDPEMTEENGTTLSSEDENNPYVQQPKIPVKTLYFLTLLVYAYFIIPLPGYLSGLLLGMALGFMIAVCVIWLLTPRTHEYLKLHKSMKKRWNTGALDIKEPEILKGWMNEIYNYDPETYHATLTHSVYVRLEGSTLRLSKPNKNISRRAVYNEPKPEVTYVSQKIYELTESKISLVPKSLARKRIWNKKYPICIELARQDDFMAKAQTDKENTEEKLSAEKVDLNNEESKKPQDGAKYASQKDQMLYLFGRTGREKEEWFRRFLLASKLKSEAKKPSSLCGSKSGILPTQSRTDSQSGVLTHSRSSSKGSAEEIASQPKHKDLAGNVRQKMLLDYNIYMAKCVPHEKKSPSGSPVLSADSSPTAVKKLPDAHVEAEEEEQEAWVNALLGRIFWDFLGEKYWSDLVSKKIQMKLSKIKLPYFMNELTLTELDMGIAVPKILQAFKPSVDHRDEQLSSDLCKNTSCMKFRRK; translated from the exons ACTCTGACACATCTCTGGGACCTGCAATGACAAGTCAGAACAGTAGCCATGCAGAGAAAACTGGTGAAATGTCCTCAAAGCAGTCAGCACCAAAAGTGCAGGTCCAACGATCTGTCTCCCGAGAAACCATCACTATTCATTTCTCTGCatttgggaaggaggaagaagaggaggaagaggagtttAAGGAATTTCTTGATGAGGAACTAGATGACCAAAGCATTGTAACAGCACTTGAAGCCAAGGAAGACCTCTGCTTTGAGCATACCGGCCATGATTTTTCTGGTCCAGCTACCTCGCTTAACATGGCCAACTCTGCATCACTACTGTCCTCATCACCTGCAGTTCTGCCAACTGCAGAGACTGTAAAGCTGTTGGATTCTCCTTCCACATCCCAAGTATTCAGTGCAGTGCCACTAGTCCTGTCTCCATCATCACACTCATGTCATACAGTTAGCTTACCAGGTGCACCACCACCTGTGGAACAGAAATCCAACCTGTCGTcttccccatcctcatccccttcCAGATCAGTTGTCTGCTCTAGCGGATCATCCACAGTTTCTAGTTCAAGGCCTTTTAAGGGTTTAGTCAAGTCCCTTTCAACAGATGTGGAACCAAAAGAACCCACCCCACCGATGCGACATAGACAGTTAATGAAAACCTTAGTGAAATCTCTGTCTACAGATACTTCTAAACAAGAATCTGAAGCTGTGTCTTACAGGCCACCTGACTCGAAACTGAACTTGCATCTGTTCAAACAGTTCACCCAACCTCGAGCTACAGGTGGTGACTCTAAAACTGCCCCCTCGTCTCCATTAACGTCTCCCTCTGACACTCGTTCCTTTTTTAAAGTACCTGAAATGGAGGCTAAAATTGAAGATACTAAAAGACGCCTTTCTGAAGTAATCTATGAGCCTTTTCAGCTGCTCAGTAAAATAATGGGTGATGAAAGTAGTAGCCACAGGCCCAAAGCCTTATCTTCAAGTGCTTCAGAACTCTCAAACCTTTCCAGTTTGAATGGCCATTTGGAAAGCAATAACAACTACAGCATTAAGGAAGAAGAATGTGATTCTGAAGGGGACTTCTGTGGAAGTGACTCTAACCTGAACAAGAGCGATCAGTCAAAAGCAGCTGAGGAACATGCAAAAGAGACGGAGACCAAAAGCTCTCACTCTGCAAGCACAAAGGACGTGAGTTCGAAAACTTCACTCGTACTTGAAAAATGTTCATTATCTGCCCTAGCAAGCAGAGAGGATGAGGAGTTTTGTGAACTGTACTCTGAAGACTTTTCCTTGCTAGAGGATGAAAGCAAAACTGATAAACCTACTGAAACTTTGCTCGATCCAGAGATGACTGAGGAAAATGGTACTACGCTCAGTAGTGAAGATGAAAATAATCCATATGTGCAACAGCCTAAAATACCAGTGAAAACCTTGTACTTCTTAACACTGTTAGTCTATGCTTACTTTATTATCCCTCTCCCTGGCTACTTAAGTGGACTCTTACTTGGAATGGCCCTTGGATTTATGATAGCTGTCTGTGTGATTTGGCTTCTTACTCCACGTACTCATGAATATCTCAAATTGCATAAAAGTATGAAAAAGCGGTGGAATACAGGAGCTCTAGACATCAAAGAACCTGAAATACTGAAG GGATGGATGAATGAAATTTATAATTATGATCCAGAAACATACCATGCTACATTGACTCACTCTGTTTATGTGCGACTGGAAGGAAGCACCTTAAGACTTTCAAAacccaataaaaatatttctaggaGGGCTGTGTACAATGAGCCAAAGCCTGAAGTCacgtatgtcagccagaaaattTATGAACTTACAGAGAGCAAG ATTTCCCTGGTTCCTAAAAGTCTGGCACGAAAACGGATTTGGAATAAGAAGTACCCTATTTGCATTGAACTTGCTAGACAGGATGACTTTATGGCTAAGGCCCAGACTGATAAAGAGAATACAGAGGAAAAGTTATCTGCTGAAAAAGTGGACTTGAATAATGAAGAATCTAAGAAACCTCAGGATGGAGCAAAGTACGCTAGCCAAAAGGATCAAATGCTTTATCTCTTTGGAAGGACAGGTAGGGAGAAGGAGGAATGGTTCAGAAGGTTCCTCCTCGCATCCAAGCTGAAGTCTGAAGCAAAGAAGCCATCCAGTTTATGTGGGAGCAAGTCAG GGATCTTGCCAACACAGAGTAGAACTGATAGTCAATCTGGAGTTCTCACACATAGTCGAAGCAGCAGCAAGGGAAGTGCAGAAGAAATTGCATCCCAGCCGAAGCACAAGGATCTGGCTGGCAATGTGCGACAGAAGATGCTTCTGGACTACAATATTTATATGGCAAAGTGTGTTCCCCATGAAAAGAAAAGCCCTTCAGGTAGTCCAGTCCTCAGTGCAGATAGCAGTCCTACAGCTGTGAAAAAG TTACCGGATGCCCATGTGGAAGctgaagaggaagaacaggaggcCTGGGTGAATGCTTTGCTTGGAAGAATATTTTGGGACTTTTTAGGAGAAAAGTATTGGTCTGATCTAGTGTCAAAGAAGATCCAAATGAAACTTAGCAAAATAAAG CTGCCGTACTTCATGAATGAGCTAACTCTAACTGAGCTTGACATGGGGATAGCAGTGCCGAAGATCCTTCAAGCCTTCAAGCCTTCTGTTGATCACAGAG ATGAACAGTTATCATCAGACCTTTGCAAGAATACCAGCTGCATGAAATTTAGGAGGAAATAA